A window of Planctomycetia bacterium genomic DNA:
GATCCACGGCGCGATAGGCCGGGCTGACCGGACCGAGACGGAAGTAACCGGACCAACCGACCAAGCGGCGGTTGAGTCGTTTGATCACCTCCTCGGGCTCCCGATTCAGCGTACGTTGGCTCGTCATCTCGCTGACGGAGTCGCACAGCTTGCGAATCTTCGTCTTGGAT
This region includes:
- a CDS encoding group II intron maturase-specific domain-containing protein; protein product: MRRRVPAETFDFLGYTFGRCYSKKTGRAYIGSRPSKTKIRKLCDSVSEMTSQRTLNREPEEVIKRLNRRLVGWSGYFRLGPVSPAYRAVD